In Micromonospora sp. NBC_01813, the following are encoded in one genomic region:
- a CDS encoding aromatic-ring-hydroxylating dioxygenase subunit beta: MTSTTSAAVVSVGTRTVTRAEVEDFLYREAQLLDEWRLDEWFTMFEADGRMEVPTTDWAGWDATTAGYFVCDDYDLIRARVKRLKSRKAHAENPHSRTHRMVSNVILLEAGAETVWISANFLIHRYRDNGAYTYVGRYEHVLKVDDDGLRFRVRRAIPVMESMDPGARLSFIL; encoded by the coding sequence ATGACCTCGACGACCAGCGCAGCAGTGGTCAGCGTCGGCACCCGTACGGTGACCCGCGCCGAGGTGGAGGACTTCCTCTACCGGGAGGCGCAGCTGCTCGACGAGTGGCGCCTCGACGAGTGGTTCACCATGTTCGAGGCCGACGGCCGGATGGAGGTGCCGACCACCGACTGGGCCGGCTGGGACGCCACCACCGCCGGCTACTTCGTCTGCGACGACTACGACCTGATCCGGGCCCGGGTGAAGCGGCTCAAGAGCCGCAAGGCGCACGCCGAGAACCCGCACTCGCGTACCCACCGGATGGTCTCCAACGTGATCCTGCTGGAGGCCGGCGCGGAGACCGTCTGGATCAGCGCCAACTTCCTGATCCACCGGTACCGCGACAACGGCGCCTACACCTACGTCGGCCGCTACGAGCACGTGCTCAAGGTCGACGACGACGGGCTGCGTTTCCGGGTCCGCCGCGCCATCCCGGTGATGGAGTCGATGGACCCCGGCGCCCGACTCAGCTTCATCCTCTGA
- a CDS encoding Dabb family protein, translated as MITHILAFAFRDDLPAGVAESVLAELDTFPAKYPAMRNWRSGVNVSTRDTTMTHGFVVEFPSEQDLLDYLHSESHERFVRERWRPVVQRQVIVSIPTAGDA; from the coding sequence ATGATCACCCACATCCTGGCGTTCGCGTTCCGCGACGACCTGCCGGCCGGCGTCGCCGAGTCGGTGCTGGCCGAGCTGGACACCTTCCCGGCCAAGTATCCGGCGATGCGCAACTGGCGCAGCGGAGTCAACGTCAGCACCCGCGACACCACGATGACGCACGGCTTCGTCGTGGAGTTCCCCAGCGAGCAGGACCTGCTCGACTACCTGCACAGCGAGTCGCACGAGCGGTTCGTCCGGGAACGCTGGCGCCCCGTCGTGCAACGCCAGGTCATCGTCAGCATCCCCACCGCCGGGGACGCGTAA
- a CDS encoding VOC family protein yields MSTEAATRRRGPYGMEYARIEVPDLAASIEFLQYHVGLQLEQHDDEYAFLRADIEHHSIELVAAPQRTESWTTAIGFSVESDAVLDDLRQRVVAAGHEVLELHERMKGLCQRGFAVRDPNGLIVELFTEFVEYAEPPLIELRPVDLVHPFLATDKYEESLDFYTKVLGFLPSDYVGDVTVFLRCEDRYHHSLALQRNKEFYAAHLCFMMKSFDHVMRGRARAQYKKVPIASDLVNHSASTSIAFYMHDPKHGPRYELCDRHRVFTPEEHETHRARRMSVDPRNIDVWRPAADDWGRF; encoded by the coding sequence ATGTCCACCGAGGCCGCCACCCGCCGTCGCGGGCCCTACGGCATGGAGTACGCCCGGATCGAGGTGCCGGATCTGGCCGCCTCCATCGAGTTCCTGCAGTACCACGTCGGCCTGCAATTGGAGCAGCACGACGACGAGTACGCGTTCCTGCGCGCCGACATCGAGCACCACAGCATCGAACTGGTCGCCGCACCACAGCGCACCGAGTCCTGGACCACGGCGATCGGGTTCAGCGTCGAATCCGACGCCGTCCTGGACGACCTGCGCCAGCGGGTCGTCGCCGCCGGCCACGAGGTCCTCGAACTGCACGAGCGGATGAAAGGCCTGTGCCAGCGCGGGTTCGCCGTACGCGACCCCAACGGCCTGATCGTCGAACTGTTCACCGAGTTCGTCGAGTACGCCGAACCACCGCTGATCGAGCTGCGTCCGGTGGACCTGGTCCACCCGTTCCTGGCCACCGACAAGTACGAGGAGTCGCTCGACTTTTACACGAAGGTCCTCGGCTTCCTGCCCAGCGACTACGTCGGTGACGTCACCGTCTTCCTGCGCTGCGAGGACCGCTACCACCACAGCCTGGCGTTGCAGCGCAACAAGGAGTTCTACGCCGCGCACCTGTGCTTCATGATGAAGAGCTTCGACCACGTGATGCGCGGCCGGGCCCGGGCACAGTACAAGAAGGTGCCGATCGCCTCCGACCTGGTGAACCACTCGGCGTCGACGTCGATCGCGTTCTACATGCACGACCCGAAGCACGGGCCACGCTACGAGCTCTGCGACCGGCACCGGGTCTTCACGCCTGAGGAACACGAGACGCACCGGGCCCGGCGGATGTCCGTCGACCCGCGCAACATCGACGTCTGGCGGCCGGCCGCCGACGACTGGGGTCGTTTCTGA